In Paenibacillus hexagrammi, the following are encoded in one genomic region:
- a CDS encoding YmaF family protein, with protein MRAPFPPAHVHFFADITSEELGHHHVLRLYTFSVNGSDYDGHVHHYQGITGIKYGHYHTYYGVTGPPIPLPGGNHTHDLEGIVELNLFNTSRKDALEISAQKEGLIRTPHRHSYAGTSGPGFGYEGAEVPPGEKI; from the coding sequence ATGCGAGCTCCATTTCCTCCTGCTCACGTTCATTTCTTCGCAGATATTACTTCCGAAGAGTTAGGACATCATCACGTTCTCAGGCTGTACACCTTCAGCGTCAATGGCAGCGATTACGACGGACATGTTCATCATTATCAAGGCATCACTGGCATTAAGTATGGCCATTACCACACGTATTATGGGGTAACAGGTCCTCCAATCCCGCTGCCCGGAGGGAATCACACCCATGACCTCGAAGGCATCGTGGAGCTGAACTTATTTAACACGTCCCGAAAAGATGCGCTCGAGATTTCCGCCCAGAAGGAGGGACTTATCCGCACCCCGCATCGTCACAGCTATGCCGGAACTAGCGGTCCCGGTTTTGGATACGAGGGCGCGGAGGTGCCGCCAGGTGAGAAGATTTAA
- a CDS encoding aldose 1-epimerase yields the protein MLNRYELQESIWDGETTYRLVDREAGAEAEIVPAVGLHLFRFDVRGEAYIAQPASLAELRAQSSRYGVPILCPPGRVKQAAFTFEGREYRLPPNREPHHAHGELRERPWKVTAAGADDVGGAYLSAELDVAEHPDMLAYFQHEASFRFTYRLKDGTLSLSGDVVNRSAVAMPLSLGFHPYFAYAKGEAARVRVKIPAAAQWPLTDDGYAAGLPEPSPLCAALRQGAAVQELPEYPGGSQMLTMESGAQVCEIHYEARGTKLLFDRGDRFPIHVLFTAPWTEAVPLSPTQA from the coding sequence ATGTTGAATCGTTATGAGCTTCAAGAGTCAATTTGGGACGGAGAGACGACTTACAGGCTCGTCGACCGCGAAGCGGGGGCGGAGGCTGAGATTGTTCCAGCCGTAGGCTTACATCTGTTTCGCTTCGATGTGCGCGGCGAAGCCTACATCGCACAACCGGCGTCGCTGGCGGAGCTGCGCGCCCAGTCCTCGCGCTACGGCGTGCCCATTCTGTGCCCGCCGGGGCGCGTCAAGCAAGCGGCCTTCACCTTCGAAGGCCGCGAATACCGGCTCCCGCCGAACCGGGAGCCTCACCATGCCCACGGCGAGCTGCGCGAGCGGCCGTGGAAGGTCACAGCCGCCGGCGCAGACGACGTCGGCGGGGCATATCTCTCCGCGGAGCTTGACGTCGCGGAGCACCCCGATATGCTGGCCTACTTTCAGCACGAGGCCAGCTTCCGTTTCACGTACCGCCTGAAGGACGGTACGCTGTCGCTCAGCGGTGACGTCGTCAACCGCAGCGCAGTGGCAATGCCGCTCTCGCTGGGCTTCCATCCTTACTTCGCCTATGCGAAGGGGGAAGCGGCGCGAGTGCGCGTCAAGATCCCGGCAGCGGCGCAGTGGCCGCTGACTGATGACGGCTACGCGGCGGGACTGCCAGAGCCGTCGCCGCTGTGCGCGGCTCTGCGGCAAGGCGCCGCGGTGCAAGAGCTGCCCGAGTATCCGGGCGGCTCCCAGATGCTGACGATGGAGTCGGGGGCGCAGGTGTGCGAGATTCATTATGAAGCTCGGGGCACCAAGCTGCTATTTGATAGGGGCGACCGGTTTCCGATTCATGTCTTGTTCACGGCGCCGTGGACAGAGGCTGTTCCCTTGAGCCCTACACAAGCATAA
- a CDS encoding CPBP family intramembrane glutamic endopeptidase: MNERKGAWISSLAIAGKLLLTLFFAFLITVVLAFIAAVIVVVQHPELMSGHQQPEMIISRIVQDPIFTKGSMYAQFIGFVGSVFVSYVIFERRNRWSIGLGTRFFGRRLGEGFAAGVILISLSCGLIWISRGVKLHAVEGGVLFSSDMLWGVFLFICVGINEEMFARGYLQGLVNHRFGPRTGIAVSSLVFALLHAFNPGMWNNPLPVLNLLLAGLLFGVSREASGGLWMPIAMHFSWNFFQGNVYGFLVSGTQTKSVFHIQQQGPDWISGGAFGAEGSLITSMVLIGGILAIRAYYRKQSHYSSRLYTSIYK; the protein is encoded by the coding sequence ATGAACGAACGCAAAGGAGCGTGGATTTCAAGCCTTGCAATCGCCGGAAAACTGTTGCTGACGTTATTTTTTGCCTTTTTGATTACGGTTGTTCTCGCATTTATTGCTGCTGTGATTGTCGTTGTTCAGCATCCTGAGCTGATGTCAGGGCATCAGCAGCCCGAGATGATCATAAGCAGAATCGTCCAAGATCCCATTTTTACGAAAGGCTCCATGTACGCCCAATTTATCGGGTTTGTAGGGAGTGTATTCGTTTCCTATGTGATCTTTGAAAGAAGAAATCGTTGGTCCATCGGGCTGGGCACTCGATTCTTTGGCCGCCGCCTAGGGGAAGGCTTTGCTGCAGGAGTCATCCTCATTTCACTTAGCTGCGGGCTCATATGGATAAGCAGGGGAGTCAAGCTTCATGCTGTAGAAGGTGGCGTACTGTTTAGTTCTGACATGCTGTGGGGTGTTTTTCTTTTCATCTGTGTAGGGATCAATGAAGAAATGTTTGCACGAGGCTATCTGCAAGGCTTGGTGAATCATCGCTTCGGTCCGCGCACAGGTATAGCTGTTTCATCTTTGGTGTTTGCGCTTCTGCACGCTTTTAACCCCGGTATGTGGAATAATCCGCTGCCCGTCCTGAATTTGTTATTGGCCGGTCTTCTCTTCGGTGTGAGCCGGGAAGCTTCCGGAGGGCTTTGGATGCCGATTGCCATGCATTTTTCCTGGAATTTCTTTCAGGGGAATGTGTATGGATTTCTCGTATCCGGTACGCAGACGAAATCTGTCTTCCATATTCAGCAGCAAGGACCTGATTGGATTTCCGGTGGTGCCTTTGGGGCGGAGGGTAGCTTGATAACGAGTATGGTGCTGATTGGAGGCATTCTTGCTATTCGAGCGTATTATCGCAAACAATCGCATTACTCAAGCAGGCTTTATACGTCGATTTATAAGTAA
- a CDS encoding sensor histidine kinase produces MLFVLIALWIIALLLIIIDPRSSTMRWMSAVSFTGGIGALAAVMSNDFIPYIKEIIPNPAIHDFLFQIQAASSQLSYYGLPYSFAMLALEYNRSWPRPRIRRWLPALLLLPPIACVLFTPAYTEEIPISFPLVATWAVPYILLAAVHIMMKRERLPAMQRTHLYTCLTLLPPIVCFAVLNYIMPSLGFYRMWIYHQWILAFVVPFFIYTFFKYGFLGMRLLIERRKLDSTLRAITSGTAILNHAIKNDVGKMRLFLDKMKQYAEETNQTELLEDLQVVNSAAIHIREMISRVHEQTQELPLRESDVRLSSLLEDVIKPLQPQLDGIALQLSVPDNISLHIDRLQVTETLTNIIMNAIEAMPSGGSLQIRTFMTKKHVVLEIRDSGAGIEKGALPLVLEPFYTTKSGSHNNFGLGLAYCYSVMKKHGGSLEINSEPGKGTSVFLSFPAKALTKASKEVLHEQD; encoded by the coding sequence ATGCTGTTCGTACTTATAGCTCTATGGATCATTGCTTTGCTTCTTATCATCATTGATCCCCGTTCAAGCACGATGCGCTGGATGAGCGCGGTTTCGTTTACAGGCGGAATCGGTGCGCTTGCTGCCGTCATGTCGAACGATTTCATTCCTTATATCAAGGAAATCATTCCGAACCCGGCGATTCACGATTTTTTGTTTCAAATTCAAGCAGCCAGCTCTCAGCTGTCTTACTATGGACTTCCCTACTCATTCGCGATGCTAGCGTTGGAATACAATCGTTCTTGGCCTCGCCCTCGTATTCGGAGATGGCTGCCGGCGCTGCTTTTGCTGCCGCCGATTGCCTGTGTCCTGTTCACTCCGGCCTACACGGAGGAAATTCCGATTAGCTTTCCTCTTGTAGCCACATGGGCGGTTCCTTATATTTTGCTAGCGGCCGTTCACATCATGATGAAAAGAGAGCGGCTGCCTGCCATGCAGCGCACGCATTTGTATACCTGTCTCACCTTGCTGCCCCCGATTGTCTGTTTTGCCGTACTGAATTATATCATGCCCAGCCTGGGCTTTTACCGGATGTGGATCTACCATCAATGGATACTAGCCTTTGTCGTGCCATTTTTCATTTACACCTTTTTTAAATATGGATTTCTGGGCATGAGGCTGCTCATCGAGAGGCGAAAGCTGGATTCTACACTGCGCGCCATTACCTCCGGAACGGCGATCTTGAATCATGCGATTAAGAACGATGTGGGCAAAATGCGCCTTTTTCTTGATAAAATGAAGCAATATGCCGAAGAAACGAATCAGACCGAGCTGCTGGAAGATCTGCAAGTCGTGAACAGCGCAGCTATCCATATCCGGGAGATGATCAGCAGGGTGCACGAACAGACGCAGGAGCTCCCACTTCGCGAATCGGACGTTCGGCTGAGCAGCCTCTTGGAGGATGTCATCAAACCGCTCCAACCCCAGCTAGACGGTATTGCACTGCAGCTTAGCGTGCCTGATAATATCTCACTCCATATCGATCGTTTGCAGGTTACAGAAACTCTGACCAATATCATCATGAACGCGATAGAAGCCATGCCCTCAGGAGGCAGCCTGCAGATCCGTACCTTTATGACCAAAAAGCATGTTGTTTTGGAGATTAGGGACAGCGGAGCAGGCATTGAAAAAGGTGCGCTTCCGCTCGTATTAGAACCATTTTATACGACGAAAAGCGGCAGTCATAATAATTTTGGTCTAGGTCTAGCCTACTGCTACAGTGTAATGAAAAAACACGGCGGATCTTTGGAAATCAACAGCGAGCCCGGAAAAGGCACCAGTGTATTTCTGTCTTTTCCAGCTAAAGCACTTACGAAAGCGTCAAAGGAGGTACTCCATGAACAAGATTAA
- a CDS encoding response regulator transcription factor, whose protein sequence is MNKIKVVIVEDDRDWLRGLISYVNREPDLEVIATASTPAEAQSLFTGSCTPADVVLMDIMLQDEPAGIGLAELALTAWGVKVIMLTSMEEKDLIFRSFQAGAIDYQIKANFEEIPGVIRAAHLRQSTINAAVAEQMREEFRRLKKLEQEFKVKEMKDLITPTELQVLEMIDQGHTQTEIANRFVISLRTVKIHVGHILKKLGSSSSKEAAQKVRDLGLFDKKPD, encoded by the coding sequence ATGAACAAGATTAAGGTCGTGATCGTCGAGGATGACCGCGATTGGCTAAGAGGTCTGATTTCATATGTAAACCGCGAACCGGATCTGGAGGTAATTGCGACTGCTTCCACTCCTGCTGAGGCACAATCGCTTTTTACAGGTTCCTGCACTCCTGCAGATGTTGTATTAATGGACATTATGCTCCAAGATGAACCGGCAGGGATTGGATTGGCTGAGCTAGCTTTAACTGCGTGGGGCGTAAAGGTCATCATGCTGACTTCGATGGAAGAGAAGGATCTGATCTTCCGCTCGTTCCAAGCCGGGGCCATCGATTATCAAATTAAAGCGAATTTCGAAGAAATCCCTGGTGTCATCCGAGCCGCTCATCTACGGCAATCTACCATTAACGCTGCGGTGGCAGAGCAGATGAGAGAAGAATTTCGCCGCTTGAAGAAGCTTGAACAGGAATTTAAGGTCAAAGAAATGAAGGATCTGATCACACCGACAGAGCTTCAAGTGCTTGAAATGATCGATCAGGGACATACGCAGACCGAGATCGCGAACCGCTTTGTCATCTCCCTGCGCACGGTGAAGATCCACGTCGGCCATATTCTAAAAAAGTTGGGCAGCTCCAGCAGCAAAGAGGCCGCGCAAAAAGTGCGCGACCTCGGATTGTTTGACAAGAAGCCGGACTGA